ACCCCGTCCGTGAGCCCTCCGAGGCGGTCGCTCCCGTGGACGGAGTCATCGTCTCCCTGCACCCGCACGCGTTCGTCGTCGTCGACGAGCACGGGCACGGAGTACTCACCCACCTCGGCATCGACACCGTGCAGCTCAATGGCGAGGGCTTCGAGCTGCTCGTGAACAAGGGCGACACCGTCACCCGCGGTCAGGGCATCGTGCGCTGGAACCCAGCCGCCGTCGA
Above is a genomic segment from Streptomyces sp. SLBN-31 containing:
- a CDS encoding PTS glucose transporter subunit IIA, which codes for MTTVTSPLAGRAIGLAAVPDPVFSGAMVGPGTAIDPVREPSEAVAPVDGVIVSLHPHAFVVVDEHGHGVLTHLGIDTVQLNGEGFELLVNKGDTVTRGQGIVRWNPAAVEASGKSAVCPVVALEATAEALSDLRDSGDVKAGDSLFGWK